A window of the Aquimarina spinulae genome harbors these coding sequences:
- a CDS encoding LytR/AlgR family response regulator transcription factor: MKTLGLLVLEDEDEEAKEISEFLSDHNFEVTRASTIQDAEKKIQDHFFDMIILDIMIDGRPDGIVLAQQINEQQLNIPFLFLTSTQSKHFFDLAKLTQPATYLLKPYNTLELLFSIELAIEKHYKQSNTLSFNSENAVLSPTYIFVKKNKSVMKLAIESIHYIEVKEKYCNLISKEGNFLIKLSLIKVKELLSNPDFTQVHRNFLVNIKKIKEIYFEDNLIILMNDAKIPFSERYKALFIKDNDILN, from the coding sequence ATGAAAACATTAGGATTATTAGTATTAGAAGACGAAGATGAAGAAGCTAAAGAAATTTCAGAATTTTTGAGCGATCATAATTTTGAAGTTACGAGAGCCTCAACCATACAAGATGCCGAAAAAAAAATACAGGATCATTTTTTTGATATGATCATTTTGGATATTATGATAGACGGGAGACCCGATGGTATTGTTTTGGCACAACAGATTAATGAGCAACAACTCAATATTCCTTTTTTATTTTTGACCAGTACGCAGAGTAAACATTTTTTTGACTTGGCTAAACTCACACAACCTGCAACCTATTTGCTTAAACCTTATAACACCTTAGAGCTTCTATTTTCTATAGAGCTTGCTATCGAAAAGCACTATAAACAATCTAACACCTTAAGTTTTAACTCAGAAAATGCAGTATTGAGTCCTACTTATATTTTTGTAAAAAAGAATAAAAGTGTTATGAAATTAGCTATAGAATCTATTCATTATATTGAGGTAAAAGAAAAATATTGTAATCTGATAAGTAAAGAAGGTAATTTTTTGATTAAGCTGTCCTTAATAAAAGTAAAAGAGCTATTATCGAATCCAGATTTTACGCAAGTGCATCGTAATTTTTTGGTCAATATTAAAAAAATTAAAGAAATCTATTTTGAAGACAATCTTATTATATTAATGAACGATGCCAAAATTCCATTTAGCGAACGTTATAAAGCTTTATTTATAAAGGATAATGATATATTAAACTAA
- a CDS encoding RidA family protein: MTPKEKLNELGLQLPEISAPGGSYVSVNTRGNIAYVAIQFPIQNGEYLFQGRLGDTITTDQGYEAMKLCALNVLAQIDKKIGFDAIEGLNHIDAYFQSGAHWDDSPIVVNGASDLFIKVLEEKGTHTRAIFGVDKLPRSFCVGLTTSFTLKTT, encoded by the coding sequence ATGACACCAAAAGAAAAATTGAACGAACTTGGGCTCCAATTACCTGAAATATCTGCTCCAGGAGGGTCATATGTATCTGTAAATACAAGAGGTAATATTGCCTATGTAGCTATCCAATTTCCTATTCAAAATGGTGAATACTTATTTCAAGGCAGATTAGGAGATACCATAACGACGGATCAAGGATATGAAGCTATGAAATTATGTGCTCTTAATGTTCTTGCTCAGATAGATAAAAAAATTGGCTTTGATGCTATTGAAGGGCTCAATCATATTGATGCTTACTTTCAGTCGGGTGCTCATTGGGACGATTCTCCTATTGTAGTAAATGGGGCTTCAGATCTATTTATTAAGGTACTAGAAGAAAAAGGTACACATACAAGAGCAATTTTTGGAGTGGATAAGTTGCCTCGAAGTTTTTGCGTAGGCCTAACTACTTCATTTACATTAAAAACCACTTAA
- a CDS encoding outer membrane beta-barrel protein gives MRTAFLFFTLVFTFSVTFAQEESGYGFNKSDFFVSGTMGYNNSKYRGDFESTEKGHILIIEPEIGFFIHSNIAIGTRLSVLTNTSKNSNDYEIEESGYGVGLFGKYFFTPKKKFSIYAELSAAYRTSEREQKITLSDQIETRKSENKGYNIAISPGMQFFVSKRLALTSRIGSISYNSSDNENTSQNGEKFNSDAKNFSINLGLDNIYFGVLYRF, from the coding sequence ATGAGAACAGCATTTTTATTTTTTACACTAGTATTTACATTTTCCGTTACATTCGCTCAAGAGGAATCCGGCTATGGTTTTAATAAGAGTGATTTTTTTGTCTCGGGTACGATGGGTTATAATAATTCTAAATACAGAGGCGATTTTGAGTCAACAGAAAAAGGACATATACTTATCATTGAACCTGAAATTGGATTTTTTATTCACTCTAACATTGCTATTGGCACACGATTAAGTGTGTTAACCAATACATCTAAAAACTCTAATGATTATGAGATTGAAGAATCAGGTTATGGTGTTGGTCTTTTTGGAAAATACTTTTTCACTCCAAAAAAGAAGTTTAGCATATATGCAGAACTCTCAGCTGCTTATCGAACTTCGGAAAGGGAACAAAAAATCACATTATCAGATCAAATTGAGACTCGAAAATCAGAAAATAAAGGGTACAACATTGCAATATCCCCAGGAATGCAGTTTTTTGTTTCAAAAAGATTAGCATTAACCTCAAGAATCGGAAGTATAAGCTATAACAGTTCAGATAACGAAAACACAAGTCAAAACGGTGAAAAATTCAACTCTGATGCAAAGAATTTCTCTATCAATTTAGGGTTAGACAACATTTATTTTGGAGTTTTATATCGATTTTAA
- a CDS encoding tetratricopeptide repeat-containing sensor histidine kinase, whose protein sequence is MYRYRWFIIWCMLFGCNSANSQSQKTGLIGLFYDHLDQYCNEKTLASDFCNAVDFYRSHQRDSCYIYASRALETTNTQEQHDILNYIQGVSAIHKNLYTKALQNMNSISEHFKFSELKDLKLGEIYLILENYDQSIQYYKKWLEQDKGGKDDIFLKAAYHNLGVSYLHKKEYDLTEKYFSKELALIKEKDTFSLIITKMDFANAYYSQYKDEEAIALFKECYQLASLFHDIKLKQNTAKNMAVVEKNRKRYQESVDYYIEYGKWKDSIWNRDRIWELTEKDKQLAIAQKEQEIRLQDEKIKRQKTQRNGLIIGSSLLLLFIGVLGYFYKLLIGKKKLITEQKEQLDIANTTKDYLFSVVSHDLRSPVNALKRQHEKLLDRIAEKDLLGIKKTADTAITLTESTSHLLNNVLHWSLEQSEQLFFEPETYPLKPILEHVISDYEYLATTKDIVLNTTLDPSILATVDKESLKIVLRNILDNAIKYTQNEGKITISSGNHATNECFIEIKDTGAGIPPEILAKINSLHDITTDKIDRSKGVGLGLLLCHTLIKKNNGQILFDSEPGKGTTIKIVLPKGID, encoded by the coding sequence ATGTATCGATATCGATGGTTTATTATATGGTGCATGCTTTTTGGCTGTAATTCAGCGAATAGTCAATCTCAAAAAACTGGTCTAATAGGTTTATTTTATGATCATCTGGATCAGTATTGCAATGAAAAAACTTTGGCTTCAGATTTTTGTAATGCTGTAGATTTCTATCGTAGCCATCAGCGAGATTCTTGCTATATCTATGCGAGCAGAGCGTTAGAGACTACCAATACTCAAGAGCAGCACGATATTCTAAATTACATACAAGGTGTAAGCGCTATTCATAAAAATCTGTATACCAAAGCGCTCCAGAATATGAACAGTATTTCTGAACATTTTAAATTTTCGGAACTAAAAGATCTTAAACTTGGAGAAATATATTTGATTTTAGAAAATTATGACCAATCTATACAGTATTATAAGAAATGGCTGGAACAAGACAAGGGAGGTAAAGATGATATTTTTTTAAAAGCTGCTTACCACAATCTAGGTGTATCTTATTTACATAAAAAAGAGTATGATCTTACTGAAAAATACTTTTCTAAAGAATTAGCCTTAATCAAAGAAAAAGACACTTTTTCTTTGATTATCACCAAAATGGATTTTGCTAACGCTTATTATAGTCAATATAAAGATGAGGAGGCCATTGCCTTATTTAAAGAATGCTACCAATTAGCTTCCTTATTTCATGATATCAAACTAAAACAAAATACTGCCAAAAATATGGCGGTAGTAGAAAAAAACAGAAAACGGTATCAAGAAAGTGTCGATTACTATATAGAATACGGAAAATGGAAAGATTCTATCTGGAACAGGGATAGAATCTGGGAGCTTACCGAAAAAGACAAGCAACTTGCCATTGCACAAAAGGAACAAGAAATACGGTTACAGGATGAAAAGATAAAACGACAAAAAACGCAACGTAATGGTTTAATTATAGGCAGCTCCCTCTTACTCTTGTTTATTGGTGTTCTGGGCTATTTTTATAAATTATTAATTGGTAAAAAGAAATTGATTACAGAACAGAAAGAACAATTAGATATCGCAAACACAACCAAAGACTATCTATTTTCTGTAGTCTCGCATGATTTACGATCTCCTGTTAATGCACTAAAACGACAACATGAAAAATTGTTGGATCGCATAGCCGAAAAAGATTTATTGGGAATCAAAAAAACCGCGGACACTGCAATTACCTTAACAGAGTCTACCAGTCATTTATTAAACAATGTACTGCACTGGTCATTAGAGCAAAGTGAACAATTATTTTTTGAACCCGAAACATATCCTTTAAAACCTATTCTTGAACATGTTATAAGTGATTATGAGTATTTGGCAACAACCAAAGACATTGTACTCAACACCACATTGGATCCCTCTATTTTGGCTACAGTTGATAAAGAATCCCTAAAAATTGTGCTTCGTAATATTCTTGATAATGCTATTAAATACACCCAAAACGAAGGGAAGATTACAATATCATCTGGTAATCATGCTACAAACGAATGTTTTATTGAGATCAAAGATACAGGTGCAGGTATTCCACCCGAAATTTTAGCAAAAATCAACTCATTACATGACATTACTACCGATAAAATTGATCGATCTAAGGGAGTAGGTCTTGGGTTGCTATTATGCCATACACTTATCAAAAAAAACAATGGGCAAATACTATTTGATAGTGAACCCGGTAAAGGAACAACCATTAAGATTGTATTACCCAAAGGAATTGACTAA
- a CDS encoding FecR family protein, which yields MKDDKDLLKPLLQAKFKSDSIIPSKDRFDDIYNAVQKEKVKRNYIPWYEITVIAILLCAIFILYYVMNDTTPENTEITPSHQENIDSVEPKNVQTTIQIEEQPKIIEVKPVESNTENKPVKTSKTETFSIDVTILEPDEESNEKGFIGVSYIASEKYASTKNTKYIKLPDSSTMVMRKNSKVNFNTSIQSYRRVDLVGTLFFSIQKNESKPFVIHGNYCNVRVSGNSFAISVEKDADYITLIEGSAEIIHRTTGKKQNVVSGQSFSINPQGIMLLKRSPNQFAWRTSVLHYKNVSVNQIISDLGENFDAKIRLKRSPLLDCKYTGSFSNATTEKVLSELAKKFNVKIEKEGEIFILIGEGNCAN from the coding sequence ATGAAAGATGATAAAGACCTTTTAAAACCGCTTTTACAAGCAAAATTTAAAAGTGATTCGATTATACCATCGAAGGATAGGTTTGATGACATATACAATGCAGTACAGAAAGAAAAGGTTAAGCGTAATTATATACCTTGGTATGAAATAACTGTTATTGCTATATTACTTTGCGCTATATTCATTCTGTATTATGTAATGAATGACACTACTCCTGAAAATACCGAGATCACTCCATCACACCAAGAAAACATCGATTCTGTCGAACCAAAAAATGTTCAAACTACAATTCAAATAGAAGAGCAACCAAAAATTATTGAAGTCAAACCTGTAGAATCGAATACAGAAAATAAACCTGTAAAAACTTCTAAAACAGAAACTTTTTCTATAGACGTTACCATTTTAGAACCAGACGAAGAAAGTAACGAAAAAGGATTCATTGGGGTATCCTATATCGCTTCAGAAAAATATGCATCAACAAAAAACACCAAGTATATTAAGCTTCCCGATTCGAGTACGATGGTAATGAGAAAAAATAGCAAAGTTAATTTTAATACTTCAATACAAAGCTATAGAAGAGTTGATCTTGTTGGTACTTTATTCTTTTCAATACAGAAAAATGAATCAAAACCATTCGTGATACACGGAAACTATTGTAATGTTCGGGTTAGCGGAAATTCTTTTGCAATATCTGTAGAAAAAGATGCCGATTATATCACGCTTATTGAAGGTTCTGCAGAAATAATTCATCGTACAACTGGTAAAAAACAAAATGTAGTTTCGGGACAAAGTTTTAGTATCAACCCCCAAGGAATTATGCTTCTTAAAAGATCTCCAAATCAATTTGCCTGGAGAACTAGTGTTTTACATTATAAAAATGTTAGTGTGAATCAAATTATAAGTGATTTGGGCGAAAACTTCGATGCCAAAATTAGATTAAAACGCAGTCCTCTACTCGATTGTAAATACACAGGATCTTTTAGCAATGCAACTACCGAAAAAGTATTGAGTGAATTAGCTAAGAAATTCAATGTAAAAATAGAAAAGGAAGGCGAGATTTTTATACTTATAGGAGAAGGTAATTGTGCAAATTAG
- the map gene encoding type I methionyl aminopeptidase, protein MIITKTREEIELMRESALIVSKTLGMLASQVKPGVTTLQLDKLAEEFIRDHGAIPGFLGLYDFPNTLCMSPNAQVVHGIPNNNPLEEGDIISIDCGAIKNDFYGDHAYTFPVGEVSKEVERLLRITKESLYIGIAEFKVGKRVGDVGYAIQKFTEEAGYGVVRELVGHGLGRKMHEDPEMPNYGRRGKGKKFIEGMVVAIEPMTNMGTHRIKQLQDGWTILTADGKPSAHFEHDVAIIDGKPEILSTFKYIYQALGIESNEEDAFRQEVLTV, encoded by the coding sequence ATGATTATTACTAAAACACGTGAAGAAATAGAATTAATGCGAGAAAGTGCATTAATTGTATCTAAGACATTAGGGATGTTAGCCTCCCAAGTTAAACCTGGGGTAACTACGCTACAGTTAGATAAACTTGCAGAAGAATTTATTAGAGATCATGGTGCAATTCCTGGTTTTTTGGGATTGTACGATTTTCCAAATACCTTATGTATGAGTCCTAATGCTCAAGTGGTTCATGGAATCCCAAATAACAATCCATTAGAAGAAGGTGATATTATATCTATTGATTGCGGTGCTATTAAAAATGATTTTTATGGAGATCATGCATATACATTTCCTGTAGGTGAAGTATCAAAAGAAGTAGAACGTTTACTTCGCATTACTAAAGAATCTCTATACATTGGGATTGCTGAGTTTAAAGTTGGAAAACGAGTTGGTGATGTTGGGTATGCAATCCAGAAATTCACCGAAGAAGCTGGTTATGGAGTGGTTAGAGAATTAGTAGGTCATGGTTTGGGTCGAAAAATGCATGAAGATCCCGAGATGCCTAATTATGGACGTCGTGGGAAAGGGAAAAAATTTATTGAAGGTATGGTCGTTGCTATTGAACCTATGACGAATATGGGAACCCATCGTATCAAACAACTACAAGACGGCTGGACTATTCTTACTGCGGATGGGAAACCGAGTGCTCATTTTGAACATGATGTGGCTATAATTGATGGAAAACCTGAAATTCTTTCAACTTTTAAATATATCTATCAGGCATTAGGTATCGAATCTAATGAAGAAGATGCCTTTAGACAAGAAGTATTGACTGTATAG
- a CDS encoding RNA polymerase sigma factor, producing the protein MNKKEQDRLVKACKKGNRDAMEKIYNTFAPRMIAVGLRYCVNQSDAEDIVQEAFIKVFKGIQKYRHKGTLGSWIERIVVNCAIDHWHKMKKTIHVDHEDFINKNEIQELEEPEKDYLSKEISIERLRTFISDLPEQYRYVLNLYAIEGYSHKEIGEMLNIKESTSRSNYTRARKKLLERMRNNGVVKF; encoded by the coding sequence ATGAATAAAAAAGAACAAGACAGACTAGTAAAAGCCTGTAAAAAGGGTAATCGGGATGCCATGGAAAAAATATACAATACTTTTGCACCGCGAATGATTGCGGTGGGTCTTCGCTATTGTGTAAATCAATCTGATGCAGAAGACATTGTACAAGAAGCTTTTATCAAAGTATTTAAAGGTATTCAAAAATACCGTCATAAAGGAACGTTGGGGAGTTGGATTGAAAGAATTGTTGTGAATTGTGCCATTGATCATTGGCATAAAATGAAAAAAACGATTCATGTAGATCATGAAGATTTCATCAACAAAAATGAGATACAGGAACTAGAAGAACCCGAAAAAGACTATCTATCTAAGGAGATATCGATAGAGAGACTACGAACCTTTATTAGTGATTTACCCGAACAGTATCGCTATGTTCTAAATCTCTATGCCATCGAAGGATATTCTCATAAGGAAATAGGAGAAATGCTTAATATTAAAGAAAGCACATCAAGATCTAACTATACCAGGGCAAGAAAGAAGCTATTAGAGCGTATGAGGAATAATGGAGTTGTAAAGTTTTAA
- a CDS encoding class I SAM-dependent methyltransferase: MKKLFKLVLNTIPRPLLIRLSYIARPILSLFLRGNTYTDPIDGKSFSRFLPYGYGKQRDNVLSPSTLSLERHRLLWLFLTHETEFFTTPTKVLHFAPEQAFYKRFRNLKHLDYTTTDLNSPLADVKADICNLPFADNEYDVIFCNHVLEHIPDDTTAMQEIFRVLKPGGMAILQIPQDLNRDITFEDDSITDPQERARIFGQYDHVRVYGQDYFEKLRAIGFKVDEVDYTNILSKERVTKYCLAPGEILPVCYKP, translated from the coding sequence ATGAAAAAACTATTTAAATTAGTACTTAATACTATCCCCAGGCCGCTATTGATTCGATTGAGTTATATAGCACGCCCGATATTATCATTATTTTTACGAGGAAACACATATACTGATCCAATTGATGGCAAAAGTTTTTCTCGTTTTTTGCCTTATGGATATGGTAAACAAAGAGATAATGTACTTTCTCCTTCGACTTTATCATTAGAACGACATCGGTTACTCTGGTTATTTCTAACTCATGAAACCGAATTTTTTACTACTCCCACCAAAGTATTACATTTTGCTCCTGAACAAGCATTTTATAAAAGGTTTAGAAATTTAAAACACCTTGATTATACGACTACTGATCTTAATTCTCCGTTAGCCGATGTAAAAGCAGATATCTGTAATTTACCTTTTGCAGATAATGAATATGACGTTATCTTTTGTAATCATGTTTTAGAACATATCCCCGATGATACTACAGCAATGCAAGAAATTTTCAGGGTTTTAAAACCAGGCGGGATGGCAATTCTCCAAATTCCTCAGGACCTAAATAGAGACATAACCTTTGAGGATGATAGCATTACAGATCCACAAGAACGTGCCAGAATATTTGGTCAATATGATCATGTAAGGGTTTATGGCCAGGACTATTTCGAAAAATTAAGAGCTATTGGTTTTAAAGTTGATGAGGTAGATTACACTAATATTTTATCAAAAGAGCGTGTAACAAAATACTGTCTTGCTCCTGGGGAAATCCTTCCTGTTTGTTATAAACCATAA
- a CDS encoding thioredoxin family protein, producing the protein MKKIFFLAITGVLFSCGSTSTATNDKNSNAELTKNNQQQVSTEKKNSSKSDFLVGKQDRKALEQEPYGNWFNANYKNYTVDTRTVEKISPYLKNITIKAFMGTWCSDSKRETPTIYKILDASNFSYKNLELITVTRSKDTPEGFEKDLDIMRVPTFIFYKNGEEIGRYVEFARETLEKDILAIVSEHPYKHSYED; encoded by the coding sequence ATGAAAAAAATATTTTTTTTAGCTATTACCGGTGTTCTTTTTTCCTGCGGAAGTACTTCTACTGCTACAAATGATAAAAATTCTAATGCTGAACTAACGAAAAATAATCAACAGCAAGTTTCAACTGAAAAGAAAAATAGCTCTAAATCAGATTTTTTGGTAGGCAAACAAGATCGAAAAGCGTTAGAGCAGGAGCCATATGGAAATTGGTTTAATGCCAATTACAAAAATTATACTGTCGATACCAGAACTGTAGAGAAAATATCTCCATACCTAAAAAATATTACGATTAAAGCTTTTATGGGTACCTGGTGTAGTGACAGTAAAAGAGAAACTCCCACAATTTATAAAATACTGGACGCTTCTAATTTTAGTTATAAAAATCTAGAATTAATAACAGTAACAAGATCGAAAGATACTCCCGAAGGTTTTGAAAAAGATTTAGACATTATGCGAGTGCCAACTTTTATCTTTTATAAAAATGGAGAAGAAATAGGGCGTTATGTAGAATTTGCTAGAGAAACCCTCGAAAAAGATATATTAGCGATTGTTTCTGAACACCCCTATAAACATTCTTACGAAGATTAA
- a CDS encoding FAD:protein FMN transferase — protein MIRKIGIVVLIGLFFSCKKESKLHLNYTNGKAFGTTFSVQFIDDKKYDFSKSYDSLINVINRSMSTYIKDSDISRINSGDTTVVIDEHFVKVFDTSKKIHKATNGAFDPTIGILVNAWDFGPEGKIASLDSLKIDSLLLSVGLHKVTLKGDRIVKDDPKTYIDFNALAKGYGVDVFAEFFESKGFKNYLVEIGGEIRGKGSNVIKQKPWRIGVEDPNFDDTQSYSKVISLHDEAMATSGGYRKYKTDENGERYIHILNAKTGYPLKSNLLAVSIIANTCMEADAYATALMSMGLEGSKKFLETHQELKAFFIYEDQNKELKTLSVNGFPDSDSKL, from the coding sequence ATGATTCGAAAAATTGGTATAGTTGTATTAATAGGATTGTTTTTCTCATGCAAAAAGGAATCTAAATTACATCTTAATTACACTAACGGTAAAGCTTTTGGGACCACGTTTTCGGTTCAGTTTATAGATGATAAAAAGTATGATTTTTCAAAATCATATGACAGTTTGATCAATGTGATCAATAGGTCAATGTCTACTTATATAAAGGATTCTGATATATCCAGGATAAACTCTGGAGATACTACTGTAGTGATCGATGAACATTTTGTAAAAGTGTTTGATACTTCTAAAAAGATACATAAAGCAACAAACGGAGCTTTTGATCCTACCATTGGGATTTTGGTAAATGCATGGGATTTTGGACCAGAAGGAAAAATAGCCTCTTTAGATAGCCTTAAAATAGATAGTTTATTGCTCTCGGTTGGTTTGCATAAAGTAACACTGAAAGGAGATAGAATCGTAAAAGATGACCCTAAAACGTATATCGATTTTAATGCATTGGCAAAAGGATATGGAGTAGATGTTTTTGCTGAATTTTTTGAAAGCAAGGGGTTTAAGAATTATCTGGTTGAGATAGGAGGGGAGATTAGAGGTAAAGGAAGTAATGTGATTAAACAAAAACCCTGGCGAATAGGAGTAGAAGACCCTAACTTTGATGACACACAATCGTATAGTAAAGTAATTTCGTTACACGATGAAGCTATGGCGACTTCTGGTGGATATAGAAAGTATAAAACTGACGAAAACGGAGAGCGATATATTCATATTTTGAATGCTAAAACGGGATACCCATTAAAATCAAACCTTCTAGCGGTTTCTATTATTGCCAATACCTGTATGGAAGCAGATGCATATGCGACTGCATTAATGTCGATGGGATTAGAAGGTTCAAAAAAATTCTTAGAAACACACCAAGAACTCAAAGCATTCTTTATTTATGAAGATCAGAATAAGGAATTAAAAACACTATCTGTAAATGGTTTTCCGGATAGTGATTCTAAACTTTAA
- a CDS encoding Na(+)-translocating NADH-quinone reductase subunit F → MTRTLTKQELHNLAMNIVGEELEKKGFEFIAINSTLGKHPQFVCIDKSNQRYFVLVKAVSYPDNPHNYDIIWMESFKKHAIEQEAKVFYAGVGLQNPENPNKPVLLNEEYILEYAGLQTIETHLN, encoded by the coding sequence ATGACCAGAACACTTACTAAACAAGAATTACATAACCTTGCAATGAATATTGTAGGTGAAGAATTAGAAAAAAAAGGCTTCGAATTTATTGCAATTAATAGCACTTTGGGAAAACATCCTCAGTTTGTGTGTATTGATAAATCTAATCAAAGATATTTCGTGCTTGTTAAAGCAGTTTCGTATCCGGATAACCCTCATAATTATGATATTATCTGGATGGAGTCGTTTAAAAAACATGCTATAGAACAAGAAGCAAAAGTATTCTACGCAGGTGTTGGTTTACAAAATCCTGAAAACCCAAATAAACCAGTACTTTTAAACGAAGAATATATTTTGGAATATGCAGGACTACAAACCATTGAAACTCATCTGAACTAA
- a CDS encoding M12 family metallopeptidase has translation MKSNKRFLAIMVAATTIISTSCTKNDETTPEEMEEKTLEYANFDYSSFNFGNLNSNDLAISNADTHLISSTGELKEGYIGSEKIHYQINDQGDYVLGGDMLLPKGVVITDEAVPTAKGAIPYGVRGWTNGVIPIQFTPGVPSQNRNSIIQAAGVWANRLGVRFVYYNPSMHRNYIRVVANGADYSRLGMYGGAQDLSTNDPYVSVAIHELGHALGLAHEHQRSDRNNHIIAYVNNPNISIQGTQNLTSFDWASIMLYPSKSIGGGRYDMVRRSDNRPFTNAIEYGRRNGTSYGPSNSDIQALRQFY, from the coding sequence ATGAAATCAAACAAAAGATTTTTAGCGATTATGGTTGCTGCAACTACCATAATTTCGACATCATGTACTAAAAATGATGAGACTACTCCCGAAGAAATGGAGGAAAAAACATTAGAATATGCCAATTTTGATTATTCTTCATTCAATTTTGGAAATTTAAATTCGAATGATTTAGCTATTTCTAATGCTGATACTCATTTAATATCTTCTACAGGAGAACTTAAAGAAGGGTATATCGGTTCTGAAAAAATTCATTACCAGATTAATGATCAGGGAGATTATGTATTAGGTGGAGACATGTTATTACCAAAAGGTGTGGTTATCACTGACGAAGCAGTACCTACAGCCAAAGGAGCAATCCCATATGGAGTTAGAGGTTGGACTAATGGTGTAATCCCTATTCAATTTACTCCAGGGGTACCTAGTCAGAATAGAAACAGTATTATTCAGGCTGCCGGGGTATGGGCTAATCGTTTAGGTGTACGATTTGTATATTATAATCCTAGTATGCACAGAAACTACATTCGAGTAGTAGCAAATGGTGCAGATTATTCTCGTCTTGGGATGTATGGTGGAGCACAAGATCTTTCTACAAATGATCCGTATGTATCTGTAGCAATTCATGAGTTAGGACATGCTTTGGGACTTGCTCACGAGCATCAAAGATCAGACAGAAACAATCACATCATTGCATATGTAAACAATCCAAATATAAGTATTCAGGGCACTCAAAATTTAACTTCTTTTGATTGGGCATCGATTATGCTTTACCCTTCTAAGTCTATAGGAGGTGGAAGATACGATATGGTAAGAAGGAGTGATAACAGGCCTTTTACTAATGCAATAGAGTACGGTAGAAGAAATGGAACTTCTTACGGCCCCAGTAACTCAGATATACAAGCTTTACGTCAATTTTACTAG